Below is a genomic region from Salmo salar chromosome ssa11, Ssal_v3.1, whole genome shotgun sequence.
AGAGGCTTTTTCCCGCGACACACCATGTGGCAAAGAATCACGAAGATGGAAGGAGATAACAGCTGCCGTTACAATTTACGTCTGCAAAGAAATGGCCCCAATTTACACGGTGGAGAAACGTGAGTTTCGTGAGTTGGTGCTATCACTCGACCCAAGGTGCCAAatgcaaatacattttatttgttgagtataattcaaaatgtaataagaAATAGGCCTGTACATGTGGTCATTTTATATAAACTATTTATTCATTGAATTTACATAAAATGTCTATCGTGATATGTATCGTTATCGGGATATGAAATGACCTATATCGGGAAATGAGATTTTGGCCATGTCGCCCAGCCCTAGACTAATGCATATTACACACGGCAGAAGGAAAAAAACAGATTTGAGATATCTTTGGAACATTATTGGTCTACATTAAATACATTCAGCCTATAGTTAATTTgtatttgaatagcctagtaatagggtaTGCTTTCATAATTAACTGTTTGGAACATGTACCTttttagctacagaatatctcatcACTGAGTTTCCATTTCCTCTTCTCTTCCTGCGTTTCTTCCACCAGCGTGCAGAGGgtggggctgtcaacagtttaatggAATGGTTTTTTTGTGAAAACACGTTACTATTTCTGTTCCTGAGCAGATTTCACCTGGGatcccaaattaagcactgggtagctgcaggaacatgtTTGAAgaatatttaaaatgttttactactttatcaaatcatcaatagctataatgcagcccatatatgttttggtttctaagacattctaaggtttgtatcattcacaactaaagttgacaAATAACTCTTAAGTCTACCGTTTCggacctgtttcaaatgctaacttttatgctcaacatagccacttcgtATGCACGCATTCTCGCACCAGAATGGGGAAAATATCCTTTATAATTTATTCAGcgaagttcaattatattcttcttactataaaataatggcacttaTAAGCATATATTTTCAGCTAAACGAACCAGCCTTCAGCGTGATGCCTAGCCAGACAACATACATTAGGCCAACTCATTATGTTCTTCTAAAatccattttcttcatatcatgtttgtttagacctgactaaaataatggatttattgtgatggtgtatattcaattgattcaTTAGACTTATCGACGTTTCAAAGGAACGCATCAGCCActtgtatgtgtggaggcctggagatgctaaacatgtttatgcATGGGTAACGGGTTAATAATGCTCTTACGTTCCAAACATTTTTTTCCAGTCGTGCAACAAAGCGCCTATGCAAaaccctcactctgtcactcgaACGTGTTCCTGCTTCCGCCTGCCAGCTGGAAGTCTTTGCTAGTAGGTGTGCGTGTAGGCTATCTGCTCCGAAgcctaggttactgtagcctaggttactgtagtctactgatgacgTTACAAGCATGATTCAGAAATGAGGGAGAGATGTTTTAAaagaatggattaactttttcaatgctagttaaggatactatagttatatgtttcacattggatttattaactacaaaaagttaAGATGTGTTTCTAATTCTTGTGCTCCTCTGTACACACAAGTTTGCGAACGTTTGCTCGGGTCCAACGTTAAACCAACTCGGAAGTTCAGACATTCAAAGTTCCCCCATAGAACCCCCCCCCGTAGGGGTAATTCTGTGGGACTAATTcaaataatgcatgtcataaaaaAATACCCAGCCCTTCAAGGTAAGCTTCCTCCATCTTCTCGCTAAATTTCAGTTGCATCTCACGGCCTACACTGTAACTGGCAGCACAGCGTGTGTGGGTTTGTCATGATTAAACCATGCTGAATAACAGAAATTATGCTGTTATGGCAAAATACAACTTCTTTCCTATACAGATTAAATTACTTACCCGCTCCATAGCAAGCTACTCTATCCCCACTAATTGGTGAAGTATTTTAATGGTTTAGAGGTTTTAAAAGGAATGATATCAACCAGTACTTTTTGGGGGGTCGAACCGGTTGCTGGTAGGAGCAGTGGAACGGAATAAAAAATATAATGGTTCTGCTCATACTGAAACGATTTGAAAATAATTTCGGTTTCAACCCCTGAGTAAAACCCTCACACACAGTTGACCATACTCTTCCAGTAATGTGACTTGTCAatactgaccctctgtctctgtcctgcagCGCTACCTCCACTGCCTGTGGATGAAGACGCCCCTACCAACTACTTCAACCTGGGCCCCAACTCAGCTCCTCCTGTCATGAACATCAGTCTACCCCCACCCCCCGGTGTGGCTATGCCCCCCCCTCCAGGTAAAACAAGACCCCCCCCCCTGAAGTGGACCACAAATTTAACATTTGAAAAAAAAGTGTTTTCATTGTGTCGTCCTCTGAAGTACAGATAGACAGGGTAAATTAGGacaagttatttatttatttttacaaatttCTTTTATCCCCATCAACTAAGATTTTATAGCCTGTGGTGTTTCTATCCCTACAGGCTTTGGGCCACCCATGTTCCACTCCATGGACCCCATGGGGATGCCCCCTCCCATGGGCATGAGGCCCCCTGGCCATGTCCACTACCCCTCCCAGGATCCACAGCGCATGGGTGCACACGCCAGCCGTCACGGAGGCTCCTAGACCCTCGTACCTCACTGTTTATGATTTACCATTGTGATAATTTGACCAATTTCGCCCTATTAATAACCGACACAGTGACTATAGTCACAGTTCACAGATGTGAGATGCTTCTTTTATATAAGCGTAATGGAGAAGAACCTCTGTTTTGTGCACCAGCAAGGTCTTGCTCGTTAGGAAGCTGGAGTGCTGAACAGTATAGTTTTAAATGATTTGTTATACCTTCCTCCATCGaacctacaggtaactgccaaaataatggaaacataaagtgtcttaatagggcgttgggccaccacaagccagaaccgcttcaatgcgccttggcatagaactctacaagtgtctggaactctattggagggatgcgacacccattcttccacaagaaattcattcatttggtgttttgttgatagtggtggaaaatgctgtctcagacgctgctccagaatctcctgtaagtgttcaattggattgagacctggtgactgagagacacacacattttaaaccccctatgctcctatGAGAccccttttcttttctttttttcaaagtcactgatctcttctaaccatggtagccaaaataatgggcagctGGGCATTTTTATGCATGATGGGAAGTTAATTGCTTAATGAACTCAGGGACAACACCTCTGTGGAaacacctgctttcaatacactTCGTATCCCTCATTTTctaaagtgtttcctttattttggcagttacctgtatgttctaTCTCTGGCTTGTAGATTTGAAAGGGGGGAGGGTTACGTTTGCAAGTTGTGCATATTGTACTGAACCTTTCTTATAGAAGAGAATGTCACCatttctacaatttttttcccccTTATAATGCATTTTATGCAGAATTGTCAGATGTTAACGGTTTTCAGAACATCCAATTGTTAAGACCATTTTACTTCCATGTGGTGGCACTATTATCTAAAGATTGATAAAGGTGTCCATGACTCCACAGCATTGTCAACATCTTTTATTAGAACTGTGAAAAGTGTATGGTTCACATTTTTGCTTCATTAAACATATCCTTtcttttaaagtgttttttttttttttttttgtaatagcATAATTTAACAAGTTGTGACCTTGATGAAGTATGACCTGGTCTAAGACATTGTGGATATCATTAGCTGTGGCAGAACAAGACGAGAGAACATAATTTTTCTAAAGTGATTACATGCTAGAAAAttgtacatgctaaaattgcaCATTAGTATCCACTATTTGGACTTGCAGTTCATGTCTGTAAGAGTGTAACGAGGTCATCTAAAGCTGTCATGGAGCACATTCGACATTGAAGCCGACTTTACAGGAGAGTCGAGACTGATCAACAAATCACCTTTCACCATAAATAACTAAATATTATTTGgagatcagtcagtcacaatttacccatgatgCTCTCCATCACAGCCATGGGCTCAGAGGTCTGAAGTCTCTGTTTCAGCAGTGTAGTGGGCAGCCCAGCCCCTTGGGGTGCGGTTGAAGTTGGGCCGGTCACATATGCTCTCCCAGGTCCGACTCGGCTCAGTATGGGCCTGCAGGAGCTCAAACCCAGGCAGAGGGAACATCCTCGCACTACCTGCTGTCCCCCCAAATGGCAGTGGGGCCCTACAGAAATAAATGGGTGTCAGGATCTACAGTTAGTAAGTCTAACgaatcccctagctgacaaggtaaaaatctgtcgttctgcccctgagcaaggcagttaacccacttccccgggcgccgaagacatggatgtcgattatggcagcctcccgcacctctgattcagaggggttgggttaaatgcggaagacacatttcagtttaaTATATTGTTGGacatctgactaggtatccccctttccctaaaccacagattaaataaaatgtctGATCAAAAggcctctggtgtgtgtgtgggtcatggTAGCATGGTGCGAGTAGATTCTCAAAGTTTAATGACTCAGACAGATGACTACTTCTGATTATTAATTTCCCTTTGTATCTAGATATAAATCTATCTTGAGTGTTTTCTAGAGTTGTGTGGGCATCAGCTTACAGACGCTGTGTTTTAAAATAGACGCTTTACTCAGTGGCCCAGCCTGGTGTGAGCCAGCGACAGATTCTGGTTTCACAAGCAGACGACAGCCTTTTAGAAAGAGGTCTCAGAAGCCAGCCAAGGAGGAAACCAGAGGCCTAGAACTTTCTTTGACTGGACTGAAAGGTTGACTCCTGAGTATTTCTCAAAAACACACACTTTGGTTAGTCAACCACAAGCTGTGTGGGGGTGTAGGGAGTGGTCAAGGGCAGGCTAAAGAGCCAGTCACTTGGGCTCACCTGTTGAAGCACCTGTAGTTGTTTGGGGTGAGCTTCTGTGGCAGCTCAGGGAGATGGGCAGAGATGGCAGACAGCAGCTTGTCACTGTTACCGTTCTGGTCCTGAACCTGCCATGGGGAGCAGTAGGACTTGGGAATCACAGTGACGTTGAACCTCTCATGAGGAACTTCTTTCAGAGGCCCATTGTAAcctttgagggagaggtagattgTTATTGTAGGGGTAATACCCTGTCCCCttccatcagacagacagacagacactctctcACAATCAGTTACCTGGGGCCAGGACACTGGGGTTTCCCTTACTGGCTATGGTGTTCTTCAGGGATCTGACTAGGCTGTTTCTTCCTGGTTGTCCAATATAGACCTCTGTGTGGTAATTATTCTTCCCCCCTTGTAAGGCTCCCTGGTTGTGTGTACTGCTATGGTCTGGCTGCTGGAGGTCGAGGGGCACCACCCTGTGAGTGTCTGGTGCTACGTTCTCCAAGGTGAACCTCTCCAccctcttctgtctctcctgGTACATTCTGGAACCTCTGTTAGACTGCAGGTTAAGCTCTTCCATCATCACATCCTGAGGAGCGCTGATCTTCTTCCCCAGGTCAAAGTGCTCTGAGGTGTTAGCAACACAGAGACAAGAGAACATACAAAGGCAGACACGTAGATAGTGTAGACAGATGAACAATCAAATAAGTAGAGGTAAACACAGACTAACATATCAATATCCTCCACAGAGTCTTTTGATTTGATTGTAGTGACCTCTTTACCTTACAAGCAAAGCCACTGCCCAAGCCGGAGCTGGATTGATTCAAAGTTCTCTATGTCTTCGGTGTTCAATAGAATATGGCTAACTGGCTCTAACAGTACATGACTGAATTGCAGACACATcatacagctaacctctcactGTAACAATATCTGATTCTGGCACATTGAGTTCTGTTTTCAGACCCTGAATGAGGATGGTTACATCAGGAAGGTGTTTGATTGCTGGAGATGTTGAATCATTAAACATGACACTTGGAGGAGTATGGGACATGCTGTTCTTGTTATGAGGTCATGTATGTGGGATTCATGGCTCTGCCCCACCCTGCTACTATGAGTCACACCTCGCCTCAGCATAATGATATTCCTCCCCTGGAGTGATATACATTAATGGGTTCTCGCTCCCTTCACTCCCTCATAATTCACAACTCTCACAGTTGAGCTCAGAGGGATTGCCGTTTGCCCTGTTGAGCTAGAATATATTAACTTTTCTGGATGAAATAGGAATGAAAGGGAAACAAAAGATAATGGAATTCTCCTATGAAATGCAATGCAATGTGGCATTCTTTTTCAATAGCTCGTCTTGAGTCTTGACTCCCTCTGTGGACTATGGTGGTTGCCATACCTCCTTGTTTTTCCATGCACAGTTCCTGGACCAACTGTTTCCTCtgcttggccaggtcacagtctGGTTCCTGCATCTTCCCTGTCAATAGGATTACACCCTGCCATCAGAGACTAGTATGATTACACCCTGCCATCAAAGACTAGTATGATTACACCCTGCCATCAAAGACTAGTGTGATTACACCCTGCCATCAGAGACTAGTGTGATTACACCCTGCCATCAGAGACTAGAATGATTACATCCTGCCGTCAGAGACTAGTGTGATTACACCCTGCCGTGAGAGACTAGTATGATTACACCCTCCCATCAGAGACTAGTGTGATTACACCCTGCCATCAGAGACTAGTATGATTACACCCTGCCATCAGAGACTAGTGTGATTACACCCTGCCGTCAGAGACAAGTGTGATTACACTCTGCCATCAGAGACTAGTATGATTACACCCTGCCATCAGAGACTAGTGTGATTACACCCTGCCGTCAGAGACAAGTGTGATTACACTCTGCCATCAGAGACTAGTATGATTACACCCTGCCATCAGAGACTAGTATGATTACACCCTGCCATCAGAGACTAGTATGATTACACCCTGCCGTCAGAGACAAGTGTGATTACACTCTGCCATCAGAGACTAGTATGATTACACCCTGCCATCAGAGACTAGTATGATTACACCCTGCCGTCAGAGACTAGTATGATTACACCCTGCCGTCAGAGACTAGTGTGATTACACCCTGCCGTGAGAGACTAGTATGATTACACCCTGCCATCAGAGACTAGTGTGATTACACCCTGCCATCAGAGACTAGTATGATTACACCCTGCCGTCAGAGACTAGTGTGATTACACCCTGCCGTGAGAGACTAGTATGATTACACCCTGCCATCAGAGACTAGTGTGATTACACCCTGCCATCAGAGAGCAGTATGATTACACCCTGTCATCAGAGACTAGTATGATTACACCCTGCCATCAGAGACTAGTGTGATTACACCCTGCCAGCAGAGACTAGTGTGATTACACCCTGCCATCAGAGAGTTGTGTGATTACACCCTGACATCAGAGACTAGTATGATTACACCCTGTCATCAGAGACTAGTATGATTACACCCTGCCATCAGAGACTAGTGTGATTACACCCTGCCATCAGAGACTAGTGTGATTACACCCTGCCAGCAGAGACTAGTGTGATTACACCCTGTCATCAGAGACTAGTATGATTACACCCTGCCATCAGAGACTAGTGTGATTACACCCTGCCATCAGAGACTAGTGTGATTACACCCTGCCAGCAGAGACTAGTGTGATTACACCCTGCCAGCAGAGACTAGTGTGATTACACCCTGCCATCAGAGAGTTGTGTGATTACACCCTGACATCAGAGACTA
It encodes:
- the LOC106563728 gene encoding myozenin-2 isoform X2, translating into MMEELNLQSNRGSRMYQERQKRVERFTLENVAPDTHRVVPLDLQQPDHSSTHNQGALQGGKNNYHTEVYIGQPGRNSLVRSLKNTIASKGNPSVLAPGYNGPLKEVPHERFNVTVIPKSYCSPWQVQDQNGNSDKLLSAISAHLPELPQKLTPNNYRCFNRAPLPFGGTAGSARMFPLPGFELLQAHTEPSRTWESICDRPNFNRTPRGWAAHYTAETETSDL
- the LOC106563728 gene encoding myozenin-2 isoform X1, which gives rise to MQEPDCDLAKQRKQLVQELCMEKQGEHFDLGKKISAPQDVMMEELNLQSNRGSRMYQERQKRVERFTLENVAPDTHRVVPLDLQQPDHSSTHNQGALQGGKNNYHTEVYIGQPGRNSLVRSLKNTIASKGNPSVLAPGYNGPLKEVPHERFNVTVIPKSYCSPWQVQDQNGNSDKLLSAISAHLPELPQKLTPNNYRCFNRAPLPFGGTAGSARMFPLPGFELLQAHTEPSRTWESICDRPNFNRTPRGWAAHYTAETETSDL